The window GCCGCCGAGCGGGTCTACCTGCACGTCGTGCGCGGGGACCTGCGGATCGACGGGGAGGAACTGGGCCCCGGCGACTCGGCGCGGATCACCCGCGAGAGCGGGCTGGAGATCACCGCCGGCTCCCCGGGCGAACTGCTGATCTGGGAGCTTCCGTAGCGGCTGCCCCTCTGCTCCGGCGGGTCAGGAACGCAGCTCGGCGAGGACCGCGTCCGTGAACGGGGTCCAGGCCTCCACGGCCCAGGGGCCGAAGGCGCGGTCGGTCAGCGCCACGCACGCGGCGCGCGCGTCCGGGTCCACCCACAGGAAGGTGCCCGACTGGCCGAAGTGCCCGAAGGTACGGGGCGAGGACGTGTGACCCGTCCAGTGCGGGGACTTGCCGTCGCGGATCTCCAGGCCGAGCCCCCAGTCGTTGGGGGACTGGTGCCCGTAGCCCGGCAGGACGCCCTTGAGGCCCGGGTGCACGACGGCGGTGGCCTCGGCGACGGTGCGGACGTCGAGCAGCCGCGGTGCCTGGAGCTCGGCGGCGAACCGCGTCAGGTCCGAGACGGTGGACACGCCGTCCTTCGCGGGGGAGCCGTGCAGCACGCTCGACTCCATGCCCAGCGGTTCGAAGACGGCCTGGTGCAGGTACTCGGCGAAGGGGATCCCGGTGGCCTTCGCGATGTGGTCGCCGAGCACCTCGAAACCGGCGTTCGAGTACAGCCGGCGCTGCCCGGGAGGGCCCATCACCCGGTGCTCGTCGAAGGCCAGCCCACTGGTGTGCGCGAGCAGGTGACGGACCGTGGAACCCTCCGGTCCGGCCGGTTCGTCCAGTTCGATCGCCCCCTCCTCGTACGCGACGAGGGCGGCGTACGCGGCGAGCGGCTTGGTCACCGAGGCCAGCGGGAACGGGTGGTCGACGGGACCGTGGGAACCGGCCGTGGTCCCGTCGGCGCGGACGACGGCGGCGGCGGCCGTCGTCACCGGCCAGTTCTCGACGATGCGCAGGCTTTCCAGGCTGTTCTCCATGCGGCCGAGCCTACTTGCCTGGAGTGCACTCCAAGGTTTTAGCGTGGAGTCATGAGCCTGACGCAGACGCGGTACACGATCAGCGAGGTCGAGGCCCGGACCGGTCTGACCCAGCACACACTGCGCTGGTACGAGCGGATCGGCCTGATGCCGCACGTGGACCGCTCCCACTCGGGCCAGCGACGGTTCACCGACAAGGACCTCGACTGGCTGGCCTTCGTGGGCAAGCTGCGCGCCACCGGGATGTCGGTGGCGGACATGGTCCGGTACGCGGAACTGGTGCGCGAGGGCGCGCACACCGTCGACCAGCGGCGCGAACTGCTGGAGCGGACCCGCCACGAGGTGCGCTCGCGGATCACGGAGCTGACCGACGCGCTCGGCGTACTGGACTACAAGATCGGGATGTATTCGATGGGCACGACGACGGGGAAGGCACGGCCATGACGGAGCACGACAAGGTCATCGAGCAGGTCGAGCTGGGCAAGGGCGGCCCGCTGGTGGGCGTCCAGGGCCTGGGCTGCATGGGCATGAGCGAGTTCTACGGGGACACCGACGAGGCGGTCGCCCGGCAGACCCTGGAGGCGGCGCTGACGGCGGGCGTCACCCTCATCGACACCGCGGACGTCTACGGGCGCGGCCGCAACGAGGAGTTCATCGCGCCGTTCGTGGCCGCCCACCGGGACGAGATCACCCTGGCCACGAAGTTCGCCATCGAACGCAACGACGACCCCCACTACCGGGGCATCCGCAACGATGCCGCCTACGTCCGGCAGGCCGTCGAGGGCAGCCTGCGCCGGCTCGGGACCGACGTCATCGACCTCTACTACATGCACCGGCGCGACCCGGCCGTGCCGTTCGCCGAGTCGGTGGGCGCCATGGCGGAGCTGGTCCGGGAGGGGAAGGTCCGGTACCTGGGGCTGAGCGAGGTCACCGGGGCCGAACTGCGCGAGGCGCACGCGGTGCACCCGATCACCGCGCTCCAGTCGGAGTGGTCGCTGTTCAGCCGGGACGTGGAACGCAGCGCGGTCGGCGCGGCGGCGGAACTGGGCGTGGCCTTCGTGCCCTACTCGCCGCTCGGGCGCGGCTTCCTCACCGGGGCGTTCGCGGACGCGGGCACGGACCTGTCGGCGGACGACTTCCGCAAGTACCAGCCGCGGTTCACCGGCGACAACGCCAGGACCAACGCGGCGCTGCTGGCCCCCGTCCGCGAGATCGCCGCCGCCCACGGGGCGACGCCGGCGCAGATCGCCCTGGCGTGGGTACAGCAGCGGGCGAAGGTGCACGGCCTGCCGGTGGTCCCGATCCCGGGCACCCGCAAGCCGGGGCGACTCGCGGAGAACGCGGCCGCCACCCGCATCACCCTGACGGACGCCGAACTGGCGCTGCTCGAACCGATCGCCTCCCGGGTGGCGGGCGACCGGTACCCCGACATGAGCTCCACGTCGGCGGCGCGGGAGGGCTAGGCTCCGGGCGTCGCTTGCGGATCCGGCGCGGTGGTGGGGGAGGCCGCCCCCCCCGCCGCCGGGCTCAGGCGTCGGCCGCGAAGCGGTCGCGCAGGGCCGCGTACTCGGCGTCGGTGAGCAGGCCCGCGCCGTGCAGCTCGCTCAGGTGCCGCAGCCGCTCGTCGACCTGCGGTTGCGGGACGGATCCCACCGGGGCCCTGCCGCCGACGGCGGCCAGGACGGACGCCGCGAACGGCAGCGACTCGTGCACCGCGCCGTATCCGATCCCGAACACCGCGGCCGCCAGGTCGTGGTCGGGCCGTGCGTCGCCGGCGGCGACCCCGTCCCGGGGCAGGAGCCGCAGGTGCCCGTCCGGGCCGTCGGGGGAGCGCCACTCGACCCCGCCGATCGCGGCCAGCGGGTACCGCTGGTCGCCCGCCTTCCACTTCGTGCTGCTGGCGCCCGTGCGCGACCACTGGAAGGTGACCGCCGAACCGTCGAAGCCCACCCGCGCGTCGTACGCCTTCAGGTGGATCGGCGGTTCCGGGGCGCGGACGAGGAAGCGGTCGGCCGGTTCGGCGGATCCCAGCCGTCCCCGCAGGGCGTCGACCAGCGACGCCGCCTGGGGTGCCCGATCACCGGGCAGGACCAGCCGGTACGGATCGCAGGCTTCCTTCAGCTGCCCCGCGGCGGCCTCCATCAACGGATCCGCCCCCGGGCGCGGGACGGCGCGCAGGACCGCCGTGTCCCGTTTCCCCCCGGTCACGGTCACTTCGGACAGCGCCTCCAGGGGGATGTGTCGTTCCCCCAGGGCCTGCCAGAGCCTCGGTGTGCGCAGCCCCCTCGTGAAGCGGATGATCACCGAGTCCGAGTCGAGTTCCCAGACGGCATGGTTTCCGGCCAATACATCCCCCATGCGGCACATCGTAGAGGGAGGGGCGCCCGCGCGTCCCCTGGCCGCAGGAACGGTTTTCCCGCCCGCCACGTCCGGTGGTGGCCGTCAGCCCTCGTCAGTCACGGTCTGTGGCGAAATTCCGCTGCCACAACCGTCGGCACCGTTCGCGCACACGACGGAAGCGAAGGTGCCGGTTCCGATCTTGGCGAAGTTGTCCAACGAGGCCGTCCCTGGCTCGAAGTAGCCGTTGTGGCTCCCGGCCCCGGCCGAGGACAGCCGCCGCGCGCCGAAGGCCCGGGAGACCGGATCCGCCCCGTGGCCCACCCCGCCGACCTCCAGGTGCGGCACGTCGGCGATCCAGTCGCCGGGGTCCCGCGTCGCCCACACCCGTGCGCGGGTGTGCAGGTCGGCGGCGCTCGACGCGCGCATGCCCGGGCTGCCCGCCACCACCACGTCGGTCACCCGCGCCGGCAGGTGGTGCGCGGCGACCCCGCACACCACCGACCCGTAGCTGTGGCAGAACAGGGCGACGCTGGCGTTCCCGGGCAGGGCCGTGGCGAGCGACTCCAGCCGGGCGGCCCCGTCCACGGCCAGCCGGCCCGTCGCTGCGTCCACGCCCACGCCTATGGGCGC of the Streptomyces sp. NBC_01426 genome contains:
- a CDS encoding serine hydrolase domain-containing protein, which gives rise to MESLRIVENWPVTTAAAAVVRADGTTAGSHGPVDHPFPLASVTKPLAAYAALVAYEEGAIELDEPAGPEGSTVRHLLAHTSGLAFDEHRVMGPPGQRRLYSNAGFEVLGDHIAKATGIPFAEYLHQAVFEPLGMESSVLHGSPAKDGVSTVSDLTRFAAELQAPRLLDVRTVAEATAVVHPGLKGVLPGYGHQSPNDWGLGLEIRDGKSPHWTGHTSSPRTFGHFGQSGTFLWVDPDARAACVALTDRAFGPWAVEAWTPFTDAVLAELRS
- a CDS encoding MerR family transcriptional regulator, with the translated sequence MSLTQTRYTISEVEARTGLTQHTLRWYERIGLMPHVDRSHSGQRRFTDKDLDWLAFVGKLRATGMSVADMVRYAELVREGAHTVDQRRELLERTRHEVRSRITELTDALGVLDYKIGMYSMGTTTGKARP
- a CDS encoding aldo/keto reductase yields the protein MTEHDKVIEQVELGKGGPLVGVQGLGCMGMSEFYGDTDEAVARQTLEAALTAGVTLIDTADVYGRGRNEEFIAPFVAAHRDEITLATKFAIERNDDPHYRGIRNDAAYVRQAVEGSLRRLGTDVIDLYYMHRRDPAVPFAESVGAMAELVREGKVRYLGLSEVTGAELREAHAVHPITALQSEWSLFSRDVERSAVGAAAELGVAFVPYSPLGRGFLTGAFADAGTDLSADDFRKYQPRFTGDNARTNAALLAPVREIAAAHGATPAQIALAWVQQRAKVHGLPVVPIPGTRKPGRLAENAAATRITLTDAELALLEPIASRVAGDRYPDMSSTSAAREG
- a CDS encoding DUF4429 domain-containing protein encodes the protein MGDVLAGNHAVWELDSDSVIIRFTRGLRTPRLWQALGERHIPLEALSEVTVTGGKRDTAVLRAVPRPGADPLMEAAAGQLKEACDPYRLVLPGDRAPQAASLVDALRGRLGSAEPADRFLVRAPEPPIHLKAYDARVGFDGSAVTFQWSRTGASSTKWKAGDQRYPLAAIGGVEWRSPDGPDGHLRLLPRDGVAAGDARPDHDLAAAVFGIGYGAVHESLPFAASVLAAVGGRAPVGSVPQPQVDERLRHLSELHGAGLLTDAEYAALRDRFAADA